The Colias croceus chromosome 3, ilColCroc2.1 genome includes a region encoding these proteins:
- the LOC123706406 gene encoding plexin-B — MAAFMTLLVITFWLRCTMVYGFDFISQYPMHSNETFQFNHLAVDRVSGQVYAGSINWLHQLSPDLKPLHVIRTGPKLDNPMCHASGCPSTDIQTTLSDNVNKILVIDHESRIVIACGSLAQGSCFKYKLGDLSAKADFVPESVAANDAEASTYAFIGPERYTSLDRFNVLYVGTTFTNNGEYRHDVPAISSRDLMSLELAKSTFSKQSSIQIDVKYRDNFLVQYVYGFNASDYAYFLIIQKHSHLAGNEELGYVSRLARTCVNDDNYNSYTEVTLACHVKEESSDGKSEIVNYNLVQDAKISKAGINLATQLGIEPGDSILVASFSPSKGISNEPMSKSAICVFSLQEIEIKFNENVHMCFNGSTKARNMGYISGMISDGKCPSVGSVGNILNFCEVGLKISGLYPIKTMAIIKWNDTLITSVTMSVTGLHTVAFLGTNSGNLKKVLIDAEKAIQYSADILLPGQKILPDTTLSPFQKTLYILAKNTIIQIPTEKCAEYSNCSSCLESNDPHCGWCSLEKRCTVQNMCQKGTQSAPRWLSQYTGQQCIDFEQILPDRISVNEVTTVQLVIRTLPELPFGAKYKCVFGNAPPIDAAVTSSGLACPTPDIKHRPKIAQNQDHVYVPLSVHSSETNKDFVSRNFAFYDCSKHTTCHACIMSEWACNWCIYDNKCTHDISVCQRTIISGENNPTKLLNHGIGHCPRIRQYKKPILLPNNVPKELELEVENLPHLQPGHTGFQCIVSIELANMILPARVESNHFIVCDKTMYSYEEDVGEYNVSVKVFWNHKHYIDTITITLYKCEILGSHRDHADCSLCITRNTVYQCTWCGNSCSYSESCLESPVTECPKPRIDMIKPLSGPVEGGTILTIEGSNLGLRVEEVTGKVRIGDVLCEIVDFEVSVSITCRTGPSNGSAILPVIVENDAGYTESSVLFSYKNIKLQGIYPNLGPVSGGTQLAIGGQHLNIGSSVFAFLDELACAVNKTQTSNSRLICITPKANTPRVIHTLTVSIDNANHTLYGDLFNYIADPTIMEIKPLKSFVSGGRMITVHGTNLHTIQKPLMLLYYGNEELPVNSTPCVVLNSNQMECPSPAINKKYLDILQATKSQTNTPQIAMKVGFVMDNVETMHDLEKYFNPPRTHMVFVEDPHVYHFPNRIKSYKGDPLVIEGENLIRASDESDVVVTIGTQPCNVTSLTTQQLLCTPPEIQPANTDENGFQINDINLPLVVVKIGRNLRFPIGYLHYELLRNYNFPPEAIAGIAAGTFFLVLIFMIVLVMYRRRSTKAEREYKRIQIQMDTLESNVRLECKLAFAELQTDMSDLAADLEHSGIPTLDHVNYVMKVFFPGVSDHPILNVQRQFINTPRTNYDAAMIQFEQLLNNKCFLLSFIDTLESQKSFNIRDKVNVASLLMIILMGKMEYATDILKSLLMRLIDKSVCTKHPQLMLRRTESVVEKMLTNWMALCMYYYLKDYAGSSLFLLFKAIKHQIEKGVVDAITHEARYSLSEEKLLKEQIDYSIVTLHIIQDDFDDKVQCKVLDCDSISQVKAKILDALFKNTPFSMRPSVHEVDLEWRHGRGGHVTLQDEDVTTKTLNGWRKLNTLAHYGVKESAIMSLIPRQNDSFNTPYKIPCKNCTGIYCTNSHIRVYKNDITDQNVHYFHLVKPIEYQHIVNKSSEHSHKAIPEIFLTRLLSTKGTVHKFVDDFFGTILTVNEVLPPAVKWLFDLFDDAARTHGIVNPEVVHAWKSNSLPLRFWVNLIKNPDFIFDINKTATVDSSLSVIAQTFMDACSLSEHRLCKDSPSNKLLFAKDLPSYRDMVIHFYQAVSQLPQVTDQELSTSMQQLSVEQLNEFDTLSALKELYIYVSKYREQIVLGLENKMHLAHKLDNIACTMEGDPTSIC; from the coding sequence ATGGCTGCTTTTATGACATTATTAGTCATAACATTTTGGCTCCGCTGCACAATGGTGTATGGATTTGATTTCATATCTCAATATCCCATGCACTCAAATGAGACATTCCAATTTAATCATCTTGCTGTTGATAGAGTAAGTGGTCAAGTGTATGCTGGGTCTATAAACTGGCTACATCAACTAAGTCCAGACTTGAAACCTCTACACGTAATTCGAACAGGGCCAAAACTTGATAACCCGATGTGCCATGCAAGTGGGTGCCCGTCGACTGATATACAAACTACGTTGAGTGATAATGTAAATAAGATATTAGTAATAGATCACGAGTCAAGGATAGTAATAGCTTGCGGATCATTGGCGCAAGGGTCGTGCTTCAAATATAAACTGGGTGACTTATCAGCGAAAGCTGATTTTGTTCCTGAAAGTGTTGCAGCCAACGATGCAGAAGCCTCCACTTACGCATTTATTGGGCCTGAAAGATATACGTCCTTGGACCGTTTTAATGTATTGTATGTAGGAACTACCTTCACAAATAATGGAGAATACAGGCATGACGTTCCTGCAATATCCAGCCGCGACCTGATGTCGTTAGAGTTGGCAAAATCCACTTTTTCCAAACAGAGTTCTATTCAAATTGATGTGAAATACAGAGATAATTTTTTAGTGCAGTATGTATATGGGTTCAATGCAAGTGACTATGCCTATTTCCTAATTATTCAAAAGCATTCCCACCTAGCTGGAAATGAAGAACTTGGATATGTGTCAAGATTAGCGAGGACTTGCGTTAATGACGACAACTACAATAGCTATACAGAAGTAACATTAGCGTGCCATGTTAAAGAAGAATCTAGTGATGGTAAGAGTGAAATTGTCAATTATAATCTTGTACAAGATGCTAAAATTTCTAAGGCTGGAATTAATCTTGCAACACAATTAGGTATAGAACCTGGTGATTCAATTCTAGTAGCATCATTTAGTCCATCTAAAGGTATTAGTAATGAGCCTATGTCAAAGTCTgctatttgtgtattttcctTGCAAGAGATAGAAATTAAGTTCAATGAAAATGTTCATATGTGTTTTAATGGTAGCACTAAGGCACGTAATATGGGATACATATCAGGGATGATATCAGATGGTAAATGTCCCAGTGTAGGATCAGTTGGGAATATACTTAACTTTTGTGAAGtaggtttaaaaataagtgGTCTATATCCTATCAAAACTATGGCAATAATTAAATGGAATGATACTCTAATAACATCAGTTACTATGTCTGTTACTGGTCTGCATACTGTAGCATTCTTAGGCACAAATAGTGGAAATCTAAAAAAGGTATTGATAGATGCAGAAAAGGCAATACAATATTCTGCAGATATTCTTTTACCAGGCCAAAAAATACTGCCTGATACAACATTGTCCCCATTTCAGAAAACCCTCTATATtcttgctaaaaatacaattattcaaatacctacagagAAGTGTGCAGAATATAGCAACTGTTCCTCATGCTTAGAATCAAATGACCCCCATTGTGGCTGGTGTTCCTTAGAAAAACGATGCACCGTACAAAATATGTGTCAAAAGGGAACACAAAGTGCCCCTAGATGGCTTTCTCAATATACAGGACAACAGTGTATTGATTTTGAGCAAATTCTACCTGACCGAATATCTGTCAATGAAGTTACTACTGTTCAATTAGTTATTCGCACATTACCTGAATTACCATTTGGTGCtaaatataaatgtgtttttgGAAATGCACCACCAATTGATGCAGCTGTCACATCCAGTGGTCTTGCTTGTCCAACTCCAGATATTAAACACAGGCCAAAAATTGCCCAAAATCAAGATCATGTATATGTACCATTGTCTGTTCATTCATCCGAAACAAATAAGGATTTTGTTTCTCGTAATTTTGCTTTTTATGACTGTTCTAAGCACACAACTTGTCATGCATGCATAATGAGTGAATGGGCATGTAATTGGtgtatttatgataataaatgtaCACATGATATTTCAGTATGTCAGAGAACCATTATTTCTGGAGAAAATAATCCAACAAAGTTGCTGAACCATGGCATTGGACATTGTCCTAGAATTAGGCAATATAAGAAACCTATATTATTACCAAATAATGTACCAAAAGAACTAGAACTTGAAGTTGAAAATTTGCCTCATTTGCAACCTGGTCACACAGGTTTCCAGTGTATTGTTAGCATTGAATTGGCAAATATGATTTTACCAGCGAGAGTAGAGTCAAATCATTTTATAGTGTGTGATAAAACTATGTACTCATATGAAGAAGATGTTGGTGAATATAATGTGAGTGTGAAAGTTTTTTGGAACCATAAGCATTATATTGATACTATAACAATAACACTGTACAAATGTGAAATATTAGGCTCTCACAGAGACCATGCTGACTGCTCACTTTGTATAACAAGGAACACTGTTTATCAATGTACATGGTGTGGTAATTCTTGTTCTTACAGTGAATCTTGTCTTGAGAGTCCTGTGACTGAATGTCCTAAGCCTCGAATTGATATGATAAAACCCCTCAGTGGTCCAGTGGAAGGTGGAACTATTTTAACCATAGAAGGTAGCAATCTTGGTTTACGAGTTGAAGAAGTTACGGGAAAAGTTCGCATTGGGGATGTGCTTTGTGAAATTGTTGACTTTGAGGTGTCTGTTAGTATAACTTGTAGGACTGGACCATCTAACGGATCTGCTATCTTACCAGTTATTGTGGAAAATGATGCTGGATATACAGAGTCATCTGTATTGTTTAGCtacaaaaacattaaacttCAAGGCATCTATCCTAATTTGGGTCCAGTTTCAGGAGGTACTCAATTAGCAATAGGCGGACAACATCTCAATATAGGATCATCAGTATTTGCATTTTTAGATGAACTGGCATGTGCagttaataaaacacaaacttCTAACAGCAGACTGATTTGTATTACACCAAAAGCAAACACACCCCGTGTAATACATACTTTAACAGTTTCTATAGACAATGCAAATCACACTTTGTATGgtgatttattcaattatatagCTGATCCAACAATAATGGAAATAAAACCATTAAAGAGCTTTGTATCTGGTGGAAGAATGATAACAGTTCATGGCACTAATTTGCATACTATTCAAAAACCtcttatgttattatattatggaaATGAAGAACTTCCTGTAAACTCCACACCTTGTGTTGTTCTCAATTCCAACCAAATGGAATGTCCCAGTCCTGCAATTAACAAGaaatatttagatatattaCAAGCCACAAAGTCACAAACAAATACTCCCCAAATTGCTATGAAAGTAGGATTTGTAATGGATAATGTTGAAACCATGCATGATttagagaaatattttaatccacCAAGAACACATATGGTTTTTGTAGAGGATCCACATGTTTATCATTTTCCTAATAGAATCAAATCGTACAAAGGTGATCCTTTAGTCATTGAAGGAGAGAATTTAATAAGAGCCAGTGATGAGTCGGATGTAGTAGTAACAATTGGTACTCAGCCTTGCAATGTTACAAGTCTTACAACACAACAACTACTCTGTACACCTCCAGAAATTCAGCCGGCAAATACAGATGAAAATGGATTccaaataaatgatattaatttGCCATTAGTGGTTGTTAAAATTGGGAGGAATTTAAGATTTCCTATAGGATATTTGCATTACGAATTATTACGAAATTATAACTTCCCTCCAGAAGCAATTGCTGGAATTGCGGCTGGCACATTCTTcttggttttaatttttatgatagtTCTAGTTATGTATAGAAGACGCAGTACAAAGGCAGAACGCGAATACAAAAGGATTCAAATACAAATGGATACTCTCGAAAGCAATGTGAGATTAGAATGTAAACTAGCTTTTGCAGAATTACAAACAGATATGTCTGATTTGGCTGCTGATCTTGAACATTCTGGTATTCCAACACTTGATCACGTTAATTACGTCATGAAAGTATTTTTCCCCGGTGTATCAGATCACCCTATACTTAATGTCCAGCGTCAATTTATTAACACCCCAAGAACCAATTACGACGCTGCTATGATTCAATTTGAACAGTTATTGaacaataaatgttttttgttgtCTTTTATAGATACATTAGAATCACAAAAATCGTTCAATATTAGGGATAAGGTAAATGTAGCATCGTTATTAATGATTATACTTATGGGCAAAATGGAATATGCAACTGATATTCTTAAATCTCTTTTAATGCGTCTTATTGATAAATCAGTATGTACAAAACATCCACAATTAATGTTGCGTAGAACAGAAAGTGTTGTAGAAAAAATGCTCACTAACTGGATGGCACTCTGTATGTATTACTACCTTAAAGATTACGCAGGATCATCCCTTTTCCTATTATTTAAAGCAATAAAGCATCAAATAGAAAAAGGTGTCGTTGATGCTATAACTCACGAAGCTAGATATTCGTTATCAGAAGAGAAACTGCTTAAAGAACAAATTGATTATTCAATTGTAACTTTACACATAATACAAGATGATTTTGATGACAAAGTACAATGCAAAGTGTTAGATTGTGATAGTATATCCCAAGTTAAAGCGAAGATATTAGATGCTTTATTTAAGAATACACCATTCAGTATGCGTCCGTCCGTCCATGAAGTTGATTTAGAGTGGCGACATGGTAGAGGTGGTCATGTTACACTCCAAGATGAAGATGTCACTACTAAAACTCTAAATGgttggcgaaaattaaatacgCTAGCCCATTATGGAGTAAAAGAATCGGCCATCATGTCCCTTATCCCCAGGCAAAATGATAGCTTTAACACGCCATATAAAATACCCTGTAAAAATTGTACTGGaatttattgtacaaattCACACATACGTGTTTACAAAAATGATATTACTGATCAAAACGTTCATTACTTTCACTTAGTAAAACCCATCGAATATCAACATATCGTCAATAAATCTTCAGAACATAGTCATAAAGCCATCccagaaattttcctgaccaGATTATTGTCAACAAAAGGTACGGTGCACAAGTTTGTCGATGATTTCTTCGGTACCATATTAACTGTTAATGAAGTACTACCCCCAGCAGTTAAATGgttatttgatttattcgATGACGCTGCACGAACGCACGGCATTGTAAATCCAGAAGTTGTTCATGCATGGAAATCTAACAGTTTACCCCTAAGGTTTTGGGTCAACCTAATTAAAAATCCTGATTTCATAtttgatataaacaaaacgGCAACTGTTGATTCATCACTATCCGTGATTGCTCAAACATTTATGGACGCCTGCTCTCTATCCGAACATCGGCTCTGTAAAGATTCTCCGtctaataaattgttatttgcaAAAGATTTGCCATCATACAGGGATATGGTTATCCACTTTTATCAGGCCGTATCGCAGTTACCTCAAGTAACAGACCAAGAGTTAAGTACGTCAATGCAACAGCTTTCAGTTGAACAGTTGAATGAATTTGATACGTTATCTGCTTTAAAAGAATTGTACATCTACGTTAGTAAATATAGAGAACAAATTGTTTTAGGTctagaaaataaaatgcacTTAGCTCATAAATTAGATAACATAGCATGCACTATGGAAGGGGATCCAACATCCATATGCTGA